The following proteins are encoded in a genomic region of Candidatus Diapherotrites archaeon:
- a CDS encoding preprotein translocase subunit Sec61beta codes for MVKFTQTAPQGQGPSSSIGIQRFFDTDEGGPVLTPPMVIGAAIVVIILMLVLHGLA; via the coding sequence ATGGTCAAGTTCACCCAAACCGCGCCCCAGGGACAAGGTCCTTCCTCCAGCATTGGAATTCAGCGCTTCTTCGACACTGATGAGGGCGGTCCCGTCCTCACGCCCCCCATGGTTATCGGGGCCGCGATCGTGGTAATCATCCTCATGCTTGTACTGCACGGGCTCGCCTAA
- a CDS encoding HD domain-containing protein: MKALPLLFKLMQTTRFQPQYGYSLAEAYKSDISDLAQHHYLVTFTAWRLSRLLHHANVSISVERVLEISLIHDLGELFGGDINFYYQRANPEAKKHAKEFEAANNMFLSRFFGDEKEQYLALIQEMKEGKTVEALVAKISDIIECVHYKKVIHRLSSLDVEANSAYLGKLIDALPEPRAKEVMHRFLEGWKKEIIDDRGAVDIIQMPPSHD; this comes from the coding sequence ATGAAAGCCCTCCCCCTTTTGTTCAAATTGATGCAGACCACGCGGTTCCAACCCCAGTACGGGTATTCGTTAGCGGAGGCATACAAGTCTGACATCAGCGATCTGGCCCAACATCATTACCTGGTCACATTCACCGCTTGGCGATTGTCACGTCTCTTACATCATGCCAATGTTTCCATCAGTGTCGAACGTGTCCTCGAAATATCGCTTATCCATGACTTGGGTGAATTATTTGGGGGAGACATCAATTTCTATTATCAGCGCGCCAATCCCGAAGCAAAAAAGCACGCGAAGGAATTCGAGGCGGCGAACAATATGTTTCTATCTCGTTTTTTTGGGGATGAGAAAGAGCAGTATCTCGCTCTTATTCAGGAGATGAAAGAGGGAAAAACGGTTGAGGCCCTCGTGGCCAAGATTTCAGACATCATCGAATGCGTGCACTACAAGAAAGTAATCCACCGGTTATCTTCCCTTGATGTGGAAGCGAATTCAGCTTATTTAGGTAAACTCATTGACGCATTACCCGAACCCCGCGCCAAGGAAGTGATGCACCGTTTTCTTGAAGGATGGAAGAAAGAAATCATTGACGATCGGGGGGCGGTGGATATCATCCAAATGCCTCCTTCCCATGATTAG
- the ileS gene encoding isoleucine--tRNA ligase, giving the protein MYSPKNEEKWLDFWEEGKIFEKSVKQRSPEKPYIFYDGPPFATGLPHHGHILGLTIKDLYPRYFTMKGYRVERQWGWDCHGLPVETKVEELKGIKNKKQIEEMGVTAFNAACAEQVLEFAHEWGKTVRRMGKWIDFENAYKTMDPSYMESVWWVFKELYDKGHIYEGKKILMYCPRCQTPLAKAEIAMDHSYKNITEPAAYVKFPLKGEENIYLLAWTTTPWTLIGNAALAVNPEMIYVKVQQGKDTLILAQALLKVLTGDYTKMAEFKGKELLGKKYNPLYHLDSEKEGHYVVDGGENVSAEEGTGIVHIASYGEFDYELITKYDLPLFTHVQENGTLHGGHADWHGLWFKKADPLILKELTERGLVYKQEPHSHTYPFCYRCETPLFYRPMDSWFVRIQASKERILARAETIQWHPQEIAKTRYSYIVETMPDWNISRNRYWATAIPVWKCSSCGEMKVIGSIAELEKYAIEPLPKDIDLHKHVVDTIHLLCVCGKNMSRIPEVLDCWFESGAMPYAARHYPFENKENLSTFFPAEFVSEYVAQIRAWFNYMHVLGVLLLDHAPFKHAVVSGNILASDGSKMSKSKKNFTDPFTIFDTYGADALRFYLMQSPVTQAQDIHFKDEGVQEVYRKVILPAANTLDFYRMYAAQKTKLENPHSPHILDKWIIARLHQTLSRVTEGLDGYDTITPCQALSSFISDLSTWYLRRSRERVKGTNDQDKMDAIRTLAYVLHQLSHLLAPITPFLAEEIFQTLKKMHPGMKESVHLEDWPRADEKMIDPIILQNMDACREAVRLALDQRERHKIPIRQPLSKATLYGITLNDAMSSIFKDELHVKEVSFAEAGKDGVRVELDTTLTPTLLAEGAARELMRAIQDLRKKANMQPQEEVEVFLESSPQFQKMISPHSEEVKAKVRARTITYSKATNPLQETNIIIKEEPLTIQLQKRT; this is encoded by the coding sequence ATGTATAGCCCTAAGAATGAGGAGAAGTGGCTGGATTTCTGGGAGGAGGGGAAGATTTTCGAGAAGAGCGTGAAGCAGCGCTCGCCCGAGAAGCCCTACATCTTCTATGATGGCCCCCCTTTCGCCACCGGCTTGCCGCACCATGGGCACATTTTGGGGTTGACCATCAAGGACCTTTATCCGCGATATTTCACCATGAAAGGGTATCGGGTGGAACGCCAGTGGGGGTGGGATTGTCACGGACTCCCCGTCGAGACAAAAGTGGAGGAATTGAAAGGAATCAAAAACAAGAAGCAGATCGAAGAAATGGGGGTGACGGCATTCAATGCCGCGTGCGCGGAGCAAGTGTTGGAATTTGCGCACGAATGGGGGAAAACCGTTAGACGCATGGGAAAATGGATCGATTTCGAGAACGCCTACAAAACAATGGATCCATCCTACATGGAGAGTGTGTGGTGGGTGTTCAAGGAGTTGTATGACAAAGGTCACATTTACGAGGGAAAAAAAATACTCATGTATTGCCCAAGATGCCAAACCCCATTAGCCAAGGCCGAGATCGCCATGGACCATTCCTACAAGAATATCACGGAACCCGCGGCGTATGTGAAGTTTCCCCTGAAAGGGGAGGAAAACATCTATCTCCTGGCGTGGACCACGACCCCCTGGACATTAATAGGAAATGCGGCGCTCGCGGTGAACCCGGAAATGATCTATGTGAAGGTGCAACAAGGAAAAGACACCCTCATTCTTGCCCAGGCGCTCCTGAAAGTACTCACCGGGGACTATACAAAAATGGCCGAATTCAAGGGAAAGGAATTGCTGGGGAAAAAATACAATCCACTATACCATCTCGACTCGGAAAAAGAAGGGCATTATGTGGTGGATGGCGGGGAGAATGTGAGTGCCGAAGAGGGAACAGGAATCGTGCACATCGCCTCCTACGGGGAATTCGATTACGAGCTCATTACTAAATATGACTTACCCCTGTTCACGCATGTACAGGAAAATGGAACCCTTCACGGGGGCCACGCCGATTGGCATGGGCTGTGGTTCAAGAAAGCCGACCCCCTCATCCTGAAGGAATTAACCGAAAGGGGATTGGTGTACAAGCAGGAGCCCCATTCGCATACCTATCCATTCTGCTACCGCTGTGAGACCCCTCTTTTTTACCGACCCATGGACTCCTGGTTTGTCCGCATCCAAGCATCCAAGGAACGCATTCTGGCTCGAGCAGAAACTATCCAATGGCACCCACAAGAAATTGCCAAAACCCGATATTCGTATATCGTAGAAACCATGCCCGACTGGAACATCTCCCGCAATAGGTATTGGGCCACCGCTATTCCCGTATGGAAATGCTCATCCTGCGGGGAGATGAAGGTTATAGGAAGCATCGCTGAACTGGAAAAATATGCCATCGAACCATTACCCAAAGACATTGATCTGCACAAGCATGTAGTGGACACCATCCACCTGTTATGCGTCTGCGGGAAAAACATGAGTCGGATTCCCGAAGTCCTCGACTGCTGGTTCGAATCGGGGGCCATGCCCTATGCCGCGCGGCATTATCCATTCGAGAACAAGGAAAACCTTTCCACCTTTTTCCCCGCGGAATTTGTATCGGAGTACGTGGCCCAAATACGGGCGTGGTTCAATTATATGCACGTGTTGGGGGTACTCCTCCTCGATCACGCGCCCTTCAAACACGCCGTGGTGAGTGGAAACATATTGGCTTCCGACGGAAGCAAGATGTCCAAATCGAAAAAGAATTTCACCGACCCCTTCACCATTTTTGACACCTATGGAGCAGATGCCTTGCGCTTTTACCTGATGCAATCCCCCGTGACGCAAGCGCAAGATATCCATTTCAAGGATGAGGGAGTGCAGGAAGTGTATCGAAAGGTCATCCTGCCCGCGGCCAACACATTGGATTTCTATCGGATGTATGCCGCTCAAAAAACTAAATTGGAAAACCCCCATTCCCCTCACATTTTAGACAAATGGATTATCGCGCGCCTCCACCAGACCCTTTCCCGCGTGACGGAAGGGTTGGATGGATATGATACTATTACTCCCTGCCAGGCCTTATCCAGCTTCATCAGCGATCTTTCCACGTGGTATCTCCGCCGGAGCCGGGAACGCGTCAAAGGAACGAATGACCAGGATAAAATGGACGCCATTCGTACCTTGGCTTATGTCCTCCACCAATTGAGTCACCTGCTCGCCCCAATTACTCCCTTCCTCGCGGAAGAAATTTTCCAAACACTCAAGAAAATGCATCCCGGGATGAAAGAAAGCGTGCACCTCGAAGACTGGCCCCGCGCGGATGAAAAAATGATTGATCCAATCATCCTCCAGAACATGGACGCCTGCCGGGAAGCCGTGCGCCTCGCCCTTGACCAGAGGGAACGCCATAAAATACCGATTCGGCAGCCCTTGTCAAAAGCCACGCTCTATGGGATTACTTTAAACGACGCTATGTCATCCATTTTCAAGGATGAATTACATGTGAAGGAAGTGTCCTTCGCGGAGGCCGGAAAAGACGGGGTGCGGGTGGAACTGGACACCACACTCACTCCCACCCTCCTCGCGGAAGGCGCGGCGCGGGAACTCATGCGGGCCATCCAGGATTTGAGGAAGAAGGCCAATATGCAGCCCCAGGAAGAAGTGGAGGTGTTCCTGGAATCCTCTCCCCAATTCCAAAAAATGATTTCTCCTCATTCGGAGGAGGTGAAAGCCAAGGTGCGGGCCCGCACCATCACTTATAGTAAGGCCACTAATCCATTGCAGGAAACCAATATCATCATCAAAGAGGAACCCCTTACCATACAACTCCAGAAAAGGACGTGA
- a CDS encoding haloacid dehalogenase-like hydrolase, translating to MENDLVVNPTDFERKKKALMHGGARQLHVVADFDKTLTTAFHNGEKRNSLVEIIRKYKYLSPEYVSEAYGLYEKYHPMEIDLTLDLQTKKSKMLEWWTTHVKRMSHYGLNREIVERIVREQPLNARPGLGPFLDTLNQKNIPLLILSAGNSDFIEGLLKKEGLWRANIHVVANQLAYDDSGRVMGYKGKIIHSLNKSEAVVKGTPYEGMIRGRRNVILLGDNFDDVKMLAEFDYDTVIKVGFLNDHVDDLRESFSRVYDVLILHDGPIYFVNQLIEEIK from the coding sequence ATGGAAAATGATCTAGTTGTAAATCCTACTGATTTCGAGAGGAAGAAAAAAGCGTTGATGCATGGAGGCGCGCGGCAACTCCACGTGGTCGCGGATTTCGATAAAACGCTCACCACGGCCTTCCATAATGGGGAGAAAAGGAATTCCCTCGTGGAGATTATTCGAAAGTACAAGTATTTGTCCCCGGAATACGTCTCAGAAGCCTATGGGTTGTACGAGAAATACCATCCGATGGAAATCGATTTGACATTGGACCTTCAAACCAAGAAATCCAAAATGCTGGAGTGGTGGACTACTCACGTTAAACGCATGAGCCATTATGGCCTAAATAGGGAAATAGTGGAACGAATTGTGAGGGAGCAACCCCTGAACGCTCGACCTGGTTTGGGCCCATTCTTGGACACCCTGAACCAGAAAAACATTCCCCTCCTCATCCTCTCGGCAGGAAACTCCGATTTTATCGAAGGGTTGTTGAAGAAGGAAGGGTTGTGGAGGGCCAACATCCATGTGGTCGCCAATCAGTTAGCCTACGACGATTCTGGTAGGGTGATGGGGTATAAAGGGAAAATTATCCATTCCCTCAATAAGAGTGAGGCAGTGGTGAAAGGCACCCCGTATGAGGGGATGATTCGGGGGCGGCGGAATGTAATCCTGTTAGGTGATAATTTCGATGATGTGAAGATGCTTGCGGAGTTCGATTACGACACGGTAATCAAGGTGGGATTTCTCAACGACCATGTGGATGACTTGAGGGAATCTTTTTCCCGCGTATACGACGTTCTCATCCTCCATGATGGCCCCATTTATTTCGTGAACCAATTGATAGAGGAAATAAAATAA
- a CDS encoding deoxyhypusine synthase family protein → MPREILPTPNPSFKRKQTQKSIDPNKLREIRGFEFSPQMSVKEFVGYYQHMGFQASHLTQGMEIIKEAREDHCEIFLSCTSNMGSSGLRELIAQLIRDKKISCLITTTGLIEEDVIKTFNAFRLGEFDVSDEEVKANKLNRIGNIYVPDAHYVQFESWHNEFMQTLYKEKKIWPAHEYILRMGQKLKDEHSILYWAAKRGVPIIVPGFVDGAMGDHWYFFNQNKKPEERLIIDQTATLKVFYDQILAADKTCGVILGGGIAKHHLIGAAILRDGLDYAVYMGTGTPYDGSLSGAHPQEAISWNKLKERRHSAHIECEATIGFPLLMTGFYL, encoded by the coding sequence ATGCCCCGAGAGATACTCCCCACCCCCAACCCATCCTTCAAGCGCAAACAGACCCAGAAGAGCATTGATCCTAACAAGCTCCGCGAGATCCGGGGATTTGAATTTTCCCCCCAGATGAGCGTGAAGGAATTCGTGGGCTACTACCAGCATATGGGATTCCAGGCCTCCCACCTCACGCAGGGAATGGAGATCATCAAGGAAGCCCGAGAGGACCACTGCGAGATATTCCTGTCATGCACCTCTAACATGGGAAGCTCCGGCCTGCGAGAACTTATTGCTCAACTCATTCGGGACAAGAAGATTAGCTGCCTCATCACCACCACCGGATTGATTGAGGAGGACGTTATAAAAACATTCAATGCATTCCGTTTAGGGGAATTCGATGTCTCGGATGAAGAGGTGAAGGCCAATAAGCTCAACCGCATCGGCAACATCTACGTGCCGGATGCGCATTACGTGCAGTTCGAATCCTGGCACAACGAATTCATGCAAACCCTGTACAAGGAAAAGAAGATCTGGCCCGCGCACGAATACATTTTACGCATGGGCCAGAAATTAAAGGATGAGCACTCCATATTGTATTGGGCCGCCAAACGGGGCGTCCCAATAATTGTCCCCGGATTCGTGGATGGGGCGATGGGGGACCACTGGTATTTTTTCAATCAAAACAAAAAGCCGGAGGAACGCCTGATCATCGACCAAACGGCCACGCTGAAAGTATTTTACGACCAAATACTCGCAGCCGACAAGACCTGCGGCGTCATCCTGGGGGGAGGGATTGCCAAGCACCACCTCATCGGGGCCGCCATCCTGCGGGACGGATTGGATTATGCGGTGTATATGGGAACCGGCACCCCCTACGATGGATCGCTCAGCGGTGCCCATCCCCAGGAAGCCATCTCATGGAACAAGCTCAAGGAACGCCGCCACAGCGCCCACATCGAATGCGAGGCCACGATCGGGTTTCCCCTGCTCATGACGGGGTTCTACCTCTGA
- a CDS encoding winged helix-turn-helix domain-containing protein, whose amino-acid sequence MSTSEITLDKDVFKALAGDTRISVLKALLLRRKTQSELAKEIGVAAPTIKEHVDILARAGLVREMDDGHKWKYIELTVKGKALLQPADKRILVLLGSSIVGVMGAAYLLSQRFLPWVNGPGANEGFSSMATTANDTLMPAAPEVARNVSQLGMEWFSTGMLFESLVLGISLILFGVAIGMWIKHTF is encoded by the coding sequence ATGAGTACCTCCGAGATCACATTGGATAAGGATGTCTTCAAGGCCCTCGCGGGGGACACGCGTATTTCTGTATTGAAAGCCTTACTCCTGCGCCGGAAGACCCAGAGTGAATTGGCCAAAGAAATAGGGGTGGCCGCCCCGACGATTAAGGAGCACGTGGATATCCTCGCGCGCGCGGGGTTGGTACGAGAAATGGATGATGGGCACAAATGGAAGTATATTGAATTAACCGTGAAAGGGAAGGCCCTTCTCCAACCGGCGGATAAGCGTATTCTTGTGTTGTTGGGCTCCTCTATTGTTGGGGTGATGGGGGCAGCCTATTTGTTGTCTCAGCGCTTTTTACCTTGGGTCAACGGCCCGGGAGCCAACGAGGGTTTTTCGTCAATGGCCACCACCGCTAATGACACCCTGATGCCAGCGGCCCCCGAGGTAGCCCGGAATGTTTCCCAGTTAGGGATGGAATGGTTCTCCACCGGCATGCTCTTTGAAAGTTTGGTTTTAGGGATTTCCCTTATCCTATTCGGCGTGGCCATTGGGATGTGGATCAAGCACACGTTTTAG
- a CDS encoding HD domain-containing protein, with protein MAYLPSRKRKRMPGGINRKTRNQIRENELHLRKNLRQKRIATLLEGRAAKLYGELPFHNWNHARSRMKKGMAIARQCVREGIRVNLEVVKWALLFHDAGYHHDHRKIGYPTKEAHSAALARKEMERLNMDPMLIRDVEKAILSTHRDAPFQTVEEKIVRAADLAGMAGPYSAFLRDNRLLKKEQELMHGNSISWEEWKKQSEEIIGFYLSQNIQVTTQYRDAAGKSVFHTRVRDNLARMMREQG; from the coding sequence ATGGCCTATCTGCCAAGCAGGAAAAGAAAACGGATGCCCGGAGGTATCAATCGGAAAACGCGAAATCAGATTCGGGAAAATGAATTACATCTCAGAAAAAACCTACGCCAGAAACGGATCGCGACTCTGCTTGAAGGACGAGCAGCCAAATTATATGGCGAATTACCCTTTCACAATTGGAACCACGCCCGTTCCCGTATGAAAAAAGGAATGGCCATTGCCCGGCAATGCGTACGTGAGGGCATTCGCGTAAATTTGGAAGTAGTGAAATGGGCGCTGCTCTTCCATGATGCCGGTTACCACCACGATCACCGCAAAATTGGATATCCTACCAAAGAGGCCCACTCGGCCGCGCTTGCCCGAAAAGAAATGGAACGTCTCAACATGGATCCCATGTTGATTCGAGACGTGGAGAAAGCCATTCTCAGTACGCACCGGGATGCGCCCTTCCAAACGGTAGAAGAGAAAATCGTTCGTGCTGCTGACCTGGCGGGAATGGCTGGCCCCTACTCCGCATTCCTCCGAGATAACCGCCTACTGAAGAAAGAACAAGAGCTGATGCATGGGAATTCCATTTCATGGGAGGAATGGAAAAAACAATCTGAGGAGATAATTGGATTCTACTTGAGCCAGAATATTCAAGTGACGACCCAGTACCGGGACGCGGCTGGGAAATCAGTCTTCCATACCCGCGTTCGAGACAATCTAGCCCGAATGATGAGGGAACAGGGATGA
- a CDS encoding ATP-binding protein produces the protein MPTPTFETAFAGKDTIIGRSDADVKLYGEDGTAYIGKMVMSSGENPVLGRKVLMDVAKPHVVLICGKRGEGKSYSLAVLLEEFSRLTPSIRQRTAVIAVDMVGIFWTLKIPNHPEAKELKEWGLSPDAIPVRVLVPKGKLPFYREKDIPVDDAFTLRVSELDITEWMAMFKYSWRDPEAILLGRVLDTLKEKLGTRFGMEDIFHAIEIDSDTENLTKHALKNRLGMTKEWGLLEKEGTRLADIAQPGTITIIDVSAYRQAIGMEGTKDIIVALLGKKLFEERMLYRKEEEIRLMKGMGRQSAMPIVWLMIDEAHMFMPKDEDNIATNVLLEWVRVGRQPGLSLVLATQRPNKLHPDAISQCDLFISHRMTSQEDILAVSQLRPSYMHGDFDKLYGTMPRGRGFALILDDNAETIYTVKIRPRLTWDGGTTASAFTK, from the coding sequence ATGCCCACCCCCACCTTCGAAACCGCCTTCGCCGGGAAAGACACCATTATCGGCCGCTCGGACGCCGATGTGAAACTATATGGCGAGGATGGAACGGCCTACATCGGCAAGATGGTCATGTCCTCCGGGGAAAACCCCGTGTTGGGGAGAAAGGTATTAATGGATGTGGCCAAACCCCATGTGGTGCTGATCTGCGGCAAGAGGGGCGAGGGAAAATCCTATTCTTTAGCCGTCCTCCTTGAAGAATTCTCCCGCTTGACTCCTTCTATTCGCCAGCGCACCGCGGTGATCGCCGTGGACATGGTGGGAATATTCTGGACCCTCAAAATTCCTAATCACCCGGAAGCCAAGGAGTTGAAAGAGTGGGGATTGTCGCCCGACGCTATCCCCGTACGCGTACTGGTGCCCAAAGGAAAACTCCCTTTCTACCGCGAAAAAGATATTCCAGTGGATGACGCCTTCACCCTGCGCGTAAGCGAATTGGACATCACGGAATGGATGGCCATGTTCAAATATTCGTGGCGCGATCCTGAAGCCATCCTATTAGGACGCGTGCTCGATACCTTGAAAGAAAAACTGGGCACGCGCTTCGGGATGGAGGATATCTTCCACGCCATCGAAATAGATTCTGACACTGAAAACTTAACCAAACACGCCCTGAAAAACCGGCTCGGGATGACCAAAGAGTGGGGGTTGCTTGAAAAAGAAGGCACGCGCCTCGCTGACATCGCCCAACCCGGAACCATCACCATCATCGATGTCTCCGCGTACCGCCAAGCCATCGGGATGGAGGGGACAAAGGATATTATCGTCGCGCTTCTGGGAAAAAAGCTCTTCGAAGAACGCATGCTCTACCGCAAGGAAGAAGAAATCCGACTCATGAAGGGGATGGGCCGGCAGAGCGCGATGCCCATCGTCTGGCTGATGATCGATGAAGCACACATGTTCATGCCCAAGGATGAAGATAACATCGCCACGAATGTGTTATTAGAATGGGTGCGCGTGGGACGCCAGCCCGGATTAAGTTTGGTTTTAGCCACGCAACGTCCCAACAAACTCCACCCCGATGCCATCTCGCAATGCGACCTATTCATCTCCCACCGCATGACCTCACAAGAAGATATCCTCGCAGTGTCGCAACTGAGACCATCCTACATGCACGGGGATTTCGATAAATTGTATGGCACCATGCCCCGAGGAAGGGGATTCGCCCTCATCCTCGACGACAACGCTGAAACCATCTACACCGTGAAGATCCGCCCCCGCCTGACCTGGGATGGGGGAACGACGGCGAGCGCATTCACGAAATGA
- a CDS encoding type II toxin-antitoxin system VapC family toxin, which translates to MVIAFIDTNPFVYAIHFPESNSSKIMELIGMHAIEAIVSELVLREIDIVLRRTANPSIATETARLIRRHCSVIPRYAIEETMIQWRGQIKEKDLENLAVVKQYSIPRLVSWDRDYLPFPEYRTPKQFIQEMGGVPAPTEY; encoded by the coding sequence ATGGTTATCGCGTTCATCGACACCAATCCATTTGTCTATGCCATCCATTTCCCTGAATCGAACTCCAGCAAGATAATGGAACTCATAGGAATGCATGCGATTGAAGCGATTGTTTCTGAATTGGTATTACGCGAGATTGACATCGTGCTCCGGCGAACAGCCAATCCATCTATTGCAACGGAAACGGCCCGCCTCATCCGACGCCATTGTTCGGTTATTCCCCGGTATGCCATTGAGGAAACGATGATCCAGTGGCGTGGCCAGATCAAGGAGAAGGATTTGGAGAATTTGGCCGTTGTGAAACAATATTCGATACCCCGTCTAGTCTCCTGGGACCGGGACTATTTACCCTTCCCAGAATACCGGACACCCAAACAATTTATTCAAGAGATGGGAGGTGTTCCGGCGCCAACTGAATATTAA